Proteins found in one Spirochaetota bacterium genomic segment:
- a CDS encoding DUF4398 domain-containing protein: MKSGTRYSRIRIASMAALVTSVVFILACDVDVPIREMSEAKSTITRATEVKAEKYAPEDLKTAKDKLMGSHALVMDKEAKKAKAEAELSLKAGRDAVEKSLPPLAKDELDGVKKVYAEAEQLDAERSAPEEFSRASAMIKESDSLAGEKKFWESYQKAKEAAVPAGEARDKALASVPVLEKAIESLAAEADKLKKNRGDEFAAEDIAATLSHLNDAKTNIQSKSLKEAHAKVKDSESLLASAKDKTNQGVAVEKLDAADKSLKKLGESDLKEPFSADIDKAAGLVARGREDLTTKQYEASLQKADEAAALIASIGASVDKKREETKAADEKGVQAELDKKKVEPEKKPGEADKTPDKKIDVQTGVQATEYVVVYNPASRDCLWKIAQNAYQDPMLWPLIYQANKDQIKDPDLIFPGQKFIIPSIPKKVEPGKEEPKKEEAKKEEPKADASKTAEPAKEETKKATDKPNEEKTEIKDKKVE, translated from the coding sequence ATGAAAAGCGGAACCAGGTATTCACGTATACGAATTGCATCCATGGCGGCACTCGTCACTTCTGTGGTGTTCATCCTTGCGTGCGATGTGGACGTCCCGATCCGGGAAATGTCGGAAGCAAAGAGCACCATTACCAGGGCGACCGAGGTGAAAGCCGAGAAATACGCCCCCGAGGACCTGAAAACAGCAAAGGACAAGCTCATGGGGAGCCATGCGCTGGTTATGGACAAGGAAGCGAAGAAGGCCAAGGCCGAGGCCGAGCTTTCATTGAAAGCGGGCCGGGACGCCGTCGAAAAGTCCCTTCCGCCGCTCGCGAAAGACGAGCTTGACGGCGTCAAGAAGGTCTACGCCGAGGCCGAACAGCTCGACGCCGAGCGTAGCGCTCCGGAAGAATTCTCCAGGGCAAGCGCGATGATCAAGGAGTCGGATAGCCTTGCGGGCGAAAAGAAGTTCTGGGAATCATACCAAAAAGCGAAGGAGGCGGCCGTCCCGGCCGGCGAGGCCAGGGACAAGGCGCTCGCGAGCGTTCCCGTGCTCGAAAAAGCGATAGAGAGCCTTGCGGCAGAAGCGGACAAACTCAAGAAAAACAGGGGTGACGAATTCGCCGCGGAGGATATCGCCGCCACCCTGTCCCACCTGAACGACGCCAAAACCAATATCCAGAGCAAGTCCTTAAAGGAAGCTCATGCGAAGGTGAAGGATTCGGAATCCCTGCTGGCGAGCGCGAAGGATAAAACAAACCAGGGCGTCGCCGTGGAAAAGCTCGATGCCGCCGATAAAAGCCTGAAAAAACTGGGCGAATCGGATTTAAAGGAACCCTTCAGTGCCGATATCGATAAGGCCGCGGGCCTGGTGGCCAGGGGGCGCGAGGATTTAACGACGAAACAGTACGAAGCGTCGCTCCAGAAGGCCGACGAGGCGGCAGCGCTCATTGCGTCCATAGGCGCGTCCGTGGACAAGAAGCGGGAAGAAACGAAGGCCGCCGACGAGAAAGGCGTCCAGGCGGAGCTTGACAAGAAGAAGGTCGAGCCGGAGAAGAAACCGGGAGAGGCGGACAAGACACCCGATAAAAAAATCGACGTCCAGACCGGCGTCCAGGCGACGGAGTACGTCGTCGTGTATAATCCGGCGAGCCGCGATTGTCTTTGGAAGATCGCACAAAACGCGTATCAGGACCCCATGCTGTGGCCCCTCATTTACCAGGCGAACAAGGACCAGATTAAGGACCCCGACCTGATATTCCCGGGCCAGAAATTTATAATCCCGTCCATTCCCAAGAAGGTTGAACCGGGGAAGGAGGAGCCGAAAAAGGAAGAAGCGAAGAAGGAAGAACCGAAGGCGGACGCGAGCAAGACTGCGGAACCCGCGAAAGAAGAAACCAAGAAGGCGACAGACAAGCCGAATGAGGAAAAAACTGAGATCAAAGATAAAAAGGTGGAGTAG